The DNA window CCTCGGCTTCGACCTGACGAACAACGATCGTCAGCTGCGCGAATGGTTTAAATACACGTCCCGAGCGGCCACGGCCGCGCGGTGCGAAACGCTTCATCACGATACCGTTGCCGACATGCGCCTCGGCGACGACCAGATCGTCGACATCGAGGTCGTGGTTGTTCTCGGCGTTGGCGATCGCCGATTCCAGGCACTTCTTGACGTCGACCGCGATCCGCTTGCGCGAAAACTGCAGGTCGGCGAGTGCCGCCGAAGCCTTCCTGCCGCGGATCAATTGCGCGACAAGATTAAGCTTCTGCGGGCTCACCCGAAGCATCCGGGCGATCGCCTTGGCCTCGTTGTCCGGGAGGCTCCGTTCGCGCTTTGGTTTGCTCATCGCTTAGATCCTCAAGCCTTCTTGGCTTTCTTGTCGCCAGAATGGCCGTGGAAGGTCCGGGTCGGCGAGAACTCGCCGAACTTGTGACCCACCATTTCCTCGTTGACCGATACCGGCACATGCTTCTGGCCGTTGTAGACGCCGAACACCAGGCCGACGAACTGCGGCAGGATGGTCGAGCGGCGGCTCCAGATCTTGATGACGTCGTGACGGCCGGACGCGCGCGCGGCATCTGCCTTCTTGAGCAGAGAGCCTTCGACGAACGGGCCTTTCCAGACTGAACGAACCATGTCCGGCGTTCCTTACTTCTTCCGCTTGTGGCGGCTGATGAGAATGAATCTGTTGGTCGATTTGTTCGAACGGGTCTTCTTGCCCTTGGTCGGCTTGCCCCATGGCGTCACCGGATGACGGCCGCCCGAGGTCCGGCCTTCGCCGCCGCCATGCGGATGGTCAACCGGGTTCATGGAGACGCCGCGGTTATGAGGCTTGCGGCCGAGCCAGCGGTTGCGACCGGCCTTGCCGATCGAGATATTCATGTGATCCGGATTCGACACCGCGCCGATGGTACCGGTGCAGCGGCCGTGAACCAGGCGCTGCTCGCCGGAGTTCAGGCGGATGATCACGTAGTCATGATCGCGGCCGACCAGCTGGGCATAGGTTCCGGCGGAACGTGCGAGCTGTCCGCCCTTGCCGATCTTCAATTCGACATTGTGGATGATGGTGCCGATCGGCATGTTGCCAAGCGGCATCACATTGCCCGGCTTCACGTCGACATAGTTGCCGGCGATCACGGTGTCGCCGACGGCGAGGCGTTGCGGGGCCAGGATGTAGGATTGGGTGCCGTCGGTATATTTCAGCAGCGCGATAAAGGCGGTACGGTTCGGGTCGTATTCGAGGCGCTCGACGGTCGCCGGCATATCGACCTTGGTGCGCTTGAAGTCGACGATGCGATACGACTGCTTGTGGCCGCCGCCGCGAAAACGCACGACCATGCGACCGGTGTTGTTGCGGCCGCCGCTGGAGTGCTTGCCCTCGGTCAGCGCCTTGACCGGCTTGCCCTTGTAGAGCGCCGAACGATCGACCATCACCAGCTGGCGCTGGCCCGGTGTCGTGGGGTTGAATTTTTTCAATGCCATCGTCGTATCGCCTTATAGCCCGGTGGTAACGTCGATGCGGTGGCCCTCTTCGAGGGTCACAATCGCGCGCTTCACATCCGACTGCGAACCGAACTGGCCGCGGAAGACCTTGGTCTTGCCCTTACGCACCAGCGTGTTCACGCTTTTCACCTTGACGTCGAACAGCTTCTCGACGGCTTCCTTGATTTGCGGCTTGGTCGCCTTGCTCGCGACCTTGAACACAACCTTGTTGTGTTCGGAGGCAACCGTCGCCTTTTCGGTCACGACCGGAGCAACGATGATGTCGTAATGGCGCGGATCGATGTTCTTCATTTGAAGCGCGCCTCCAACGCATCGAGCGCTGCTTTGGTCAGCACCAGCTTCTGACGACGCAGAATGTCATAGACGTTGATGCCCTGGACCGGCAGCACGTCGATGTTCGGAATGTTGCGGGCCGCGGTTGCGAAGCCGGTGTGCACCTCGGCGCCGTCGATGATCAGCGCATTGGTCAGGCCAAGGCCCGAGAAGTGGCCGATCAGCGCCTTGGTCTTGGCGGCCTCGAGGACGGCCGATTCAATCACGATCAGGCCGCCGTCCTTGGCTTTCGCGGATAGCGCGTGACGAAGCGCCAGCGCGCGGACCTTCTTCGGCAATGCAAAGGCGTGCGAGCGCACTACCGGACCGAACGCCCGGCCGCCGCCGCGGAACTGCGGCACCCGGGCTGAGCCGTGACGCGCACCGCCGGTGCCCTTCTGCTTGTACATCTTCTTGCCGGTACGCCAGACATCGGCGCGCCCCTGCGTCTTGTGGGTGCCGGCCTGGCGTTTGGCGAGTTGCCAGTTGACGCAGCGCTGGATGATATCCTTGCGCGGCTCCAGGCCGAAAATGGCGTCGGAAAGCTGGACCGAACCGGCTTCCTTGCCTTCAAGGGTTGTGACTTTCAATTCCATCTCACACGCTCCCCTGCTCGGCGGGCGCTTCGGCTGGCGCAGCCTGCCCGCCGCCGTCGGCCAGACGGAACTTGCCGGGCTTCGGCGCGTCTTTCGGCAATGCCTTCTTGACGGCATCGCGCACCGCGATCCATCCGCCCTTAGAGCCGGGAACGGCGCCTTCGACCAGGATCAGTCCGCGTGCGACATCGGTCTGCACCACACGCAGATTGAGCGTGGTGATGCGATCGACGCCCATGTGACCGGGCATCTTCTTGTTCTTGAAGGTCTTGCCGGGATCCTGGCGGCCGCCGGTCGAACCGATCGAGCGATGCGATACCGAGACACCGTGGGTGGCGCGCAAGCCGCCGAAATTCCAGCGCTTGATGCCGCCCGCAAAACCTTTACCCACCGAAGTGCCGGTGACGTCGACAAACTGGCCGACCACGAAATGGTCGGCCTGAATTTCGGCGCCGACCGGGATCAGCGCGTCTTCCGAAACGCGGAATTCGGTGACCTTGCGCTTGGGCTCGACCTTGGCAACCGCGAACTGGCCGCGCTCTGCCTTCGGCAGGTACACGGTCTTGCGGGTACCCGAGCCGAGCTGCAGCGCAACGTAACCGTTCTTCTCGGTCGTGCGATGGCCCAGCACCTGGCAATTGCCCAGCTTCAGCACGGTCACGGGGATATGTTCGCCGGTCTCCGTAAAGACCCGCGTCATCCCGACCTTTTGTGCGATCACTCCGGAGCGCATCGGCGTGCTTCCTGTTCTTTCTGTCCGCTAACTTCGGACGGGATCTGAAAACTTAGAGCTTGATTTCGACGTCAACACCGGCCGCCAGGTCGAGCTTCATCAGCGCGTCCACGGTCTGCGGTGTCGGATCGACAATGTCGAGAAGACGCTTGTGCGTGCGCATCTCGAATTGCTCGCGGCTCTTCTTGTCGACGTGCGGCGAACGGTTGACGGTGAACTTCTCGATGCGGGTGGGCAGCGGAATCGGTCCGCGAACCTGTGCACCGGTCCGTTTCGCCGTGTTCACGATCTCACGCGTCGACGAATCGAGAATTCGATGGTCGAACGCCTTGAGACGTATCCGAATATTCTGGCCGTTCATTGCCGTTGTCTTTCTTTAAGAGCGAGTAGTGAGTGGCGAATAGCGAGTAGCGAAAGATATCCATTCGCCACTCGCCACTTCCCATTCGCGTCCTTACTCGATGATGCTTGCGACGACGCCGGCACCGACGGTGCGACCGCCTTCGCGGATCGCGAAGCGCAGCTTTTCTTCCATCGCGATCGGCACGATCAGGTGCACTTCCATCGCGATGTTGTCGCCGGGCATCACCATCTCGGTACCCTCGGGCAGATGCACGACACCGGTCACGTCCGTGGTCCGGAAGTAGAACTGTGGCCGGTAGTTGGTGAAGAACGGGGTGTGACGGCCGCCCTCCTCCTTGGTCAGGATGTAGGCCTCGGCCTTGAACTTGGTGTGCGGCTTCACCGAACCCGGCTTGCACAGCACCTGACCGCGCTCGACTTCCTCGCGCTTGGTGCCGCGCAGCAGCGCGCCGATGTTGTCGCCGGCCTGGCCCTGGTCGAGCAGCTTGCGGAACATTTCAACGCCGGTAACGATGGTCTTCTGGGTATCGCGCAGGCCGACGATCTCGATTTCCTCGCCGACCTTGACGACGCCGCGCTCGACGCGCCCGGTCACCACGGTGCCGCGGCCCGAGATCGAGAACACGTCTTCCACCGGCATCAGGAACGGCTGGTCGATCGGACGCTCCGGCTGCGGAATGTACTCGTCGACCGCCGCCATCAGTTCCAGGATCGCGTCGTGGCCGAGCTTCTTGTCCTTGTCTTCCAGCGCCGCCAGCGCCGAACCCTTGATGATCGGAATCTTGTCACCCGGGAAATCGTACTTCGACAGCAGCTCGCGGACTTCCAACTCGACCAGTTCGAGCAGTTCCGGATCGTCCACCATGTCGCACTTGTTCAGGAACACGACCAGCGCGGGAACGCCGACCTGACGGGCCAGCAGGATGTGCTCGCGGGTCTGCGGCATCGGGCCGTCGGCCGCCGACACCACCAGGATCGCGCCGTCCATCTGTGCCGCGCCCGTGATCATGTTCTTCACATAGTCAGCGTGGCCCGGGCAATCGACGTGAGCGTAATGCCGGTTCTTGGTCTCGTATTCCACGTGCGCGGTCGAAATCGTGATGCCGCGCGCCTTCTCTTCAGGCGCCTTGTCGATCTGGTCGTATGCGGTGAACGTCGCACCGCCGGTTTCCGCCAGCACCTTGGTGATCGCTGCCGTCAACGACGTCTTGCCGTGATCGACGTGCCCGATCGTCCCGATGTTGCAATGCGGTTTATTACGTTCAAACTTTGCTTTGGCCATGACTCTCTCCGTTCAGTCGTTAACTGCCGCTAACGACAATCAGGCAAACTTCTTCTGGACTTCCGCCGACACGTTCGCCGGCGCTTCCGCGTAGTGATCGAACTGCATCGTAAAGGTTGCGCGGCCCTGGCTCATCGAGCGCAGGTTATTCACGTAACCGAACATATTCATGAGCGGCACCATCGCGTTGATGACGTTGGCATTGCCGCGCATGTCTTGACCCTGGATCTGCCCGCGCCGCGAATTCAGATCGCCGATGACGGAGCCGGTGTAATCCTCCGGCGTCACCACCTCGACCTTCATGATCGGCTCGAGCAGGACCGACTTGCCCTTTTGCAGCGCTTCGCGGAAGGCCGCGCGCGACGCAATTTCGAAAGCCAGCGCCGAGGAGTCGACGTCGTGATAGGCGCCGTCCACCAGCTGGACCTTGACGTCGACCACCGGGAAGCCGGCGACCACGCCGGAGCCCAGCACGCTGTTGAGGCCCTTTTCGACGCCGGGGATGTATTCCTTTGGCACCGAACCGCCGACGACCTTGGATTCAAACTCGAATCCCTTGCCCGGTTCGTTGGGCTCGACGATGAACTTCACCCGCGCGAACTGGCCGGTACCGCCGGTCTGCTTCTTGTGGGTGTAATCGACTTCCGCGCGCTTGGTGACGCGTTCACGGAACGCCACCTGCGGCGCGCCGATGTTGGCGTCGACCTTGTAGGTCCGGCGCAGGATGTCGACCTTGATGTCGAGATGGAGTTCGCCCATGCCCTTGAGAATGGTCTGGCCGGATTCCTGATCGGTCGAGACCCGGAATGACGGATCCTCCGCAGCCAGCTTCGCCAGGGCGACGCCGAGCTTTTCCTGGTCGGCCTTCGACTTCGGCTCGATCGCGATCTCGATGACCGGCTCCGGGAATTCCATCTTTTCCAGAATCACGGGCTTGCTGGCGTCGCACAGCGTGTCGCCGGTGCGGGCTTCCTTCAGGCCCGCCAGCGCGACGATGTCGCCGGCAAAGGCTTCCTTGATGTCTTCGCGGTTGTTGGCATGCATCAGCAGCATCCGGCCGATGCGCTCCTTGCGGTCGCGGGTCGAATTGA is part of the Bradyrhizobium erythrophlei genome and encodes:
- the rplV gene encoding 50S ribosomal protein L22 codes for the protein MSKPKRERSLPDNEAKAIARMLRVSPQKLNLVAQLIRGRKASAALADLQFSRKRIAVDVKKCLESAIANAENNHDLDVDDLVVAEAHVGNGIVMKRFAPRGRGRSGRVFKPFAQLTIVVRQVEAEASA
- the rpsS gene encoding 30S ribosomal protein S19, which produces MVRSVWKGPFVEGSLLKKADAARASGRHDVIKIWSRRSTILPQFVGLVFGVYNGQKHVPVSVNEEMVGHKFGEFSPTRTFHGHSGDKKAKKA
- the rplB gene encoding 50S ribosomal protein L2, which codes for MALKKFNPTTPGQRQLVMVDRSALYKGKPVKALTEGKHSSGGRNNTGRMVVRFRGGGHKQSYRIVDFKRTKVDMPATVERLEYDPNRTAFIALLKYTDGTQSYILAPQRLAVGDTVIAGNYVDVKPGNVMPLGNMPIGTIIHNVELKIGKGGQLARSAGTYAQLVGRDHDYVIIRLNSGEQRLVHGRCTGTIGAVSNPDHMNISIGKAGRNRWLGRKPHNRGVSMNPVDHPHGGGEGRTSGGRHPVTPWGKPTKGKKTRSNKSTNRFILISRHKRKK
- a CDS encoding 50S ribosomal protein L23 — encoded protein: MKNIDPRHYDIIVAPVVTEKATVASEHNKVVFKVASKATKPQIKEAVEKLFDVKVKSVNTLVRKGKTKVFRGQFGSQSDVKRAIVTLEEGHRIDVTTGL
- the rplD gene encoding 50S ribosomal protein L4, giving the protein MELKVTTLEGKEAGSVQLSDAIFGLEPRKDIIQRCVNWQLAKRQAGTHKTQGRADVWRTGKKMYKQKGTGGARHGSARVPQFRGGGRAFGPVVRSHAFALPKKVRALALRHALSAKAKDGGLIVIESAVLEAAKTKALIGHFSGLGLTNALIIDGAEVHTGFATAARNIPNIDVLPVQGINVYDILRRQKLVLTKAALDALEARFK
- the rplC gene encoding 50S ribosomal protein L3, whose amino-acid sequence is MRSGVIAQKVGMTRVFTETGEHIPVTVLKLGNCQVLGHRTTEKNGYVALQLGSGTRKTVYLPKAERGQFAVAKVEPKRKVTEFRVSEDALIPVGAEIQADHFVVGQFVDVTGTSVGKGFAGGIKRWNFGGLRATHGVSVSHRSIGSTGGRQDPGKTFKNKKMPGHMGVDRITTLNLRVVQTDVARGLILVEGAVPGSKGGWIAVRDAVKKALPKDAPKPGKFRLADGGGQAAPAEAPAEQGSV
- the rpsJ gene encoding 30S ribosomal protein S10, producing the protein MNGQNIRIRLKAFDHRILDSSTREIVNTAKRTGAQVRGPIPLPTRIEKFTVNRSPHVDKKSREQFEMRTHKRLLDIVDPTPQTVDALMKLDLAAGVDVEIKL
- the tuf gene encoding elongation factor Tu; its protein translation is MAKAKFERNKPHCNIGTIGHVDHGKTSLTAAITKVLAETGGATFTAYDQIDKAPEEKARGITISTAHVEYETKNRHYAHVDCPGHADYVKNMITGAAQMDGAILVVSAADGPMPQTREHILLARQVGVPALVVFLNKCDMVDDPELLELVELEVRELLSKYDFPGDKIPIIKGSALAALEDKDKKLGHDAILELMAAVDEYIPQPERPIDQPFLMPVEDVFSISGRGTVVTGRVERGVVKVGEEIEIVGLRDTQKTIVTGVEMFRKLLDQGQAGDNIGALLRGTKREEVERGQVLCKPGSVKPHTKFKAEAYILTKEEGGRHTPFFTNYRPQFYFRTTDVTGVVHLPEGTEMVMPGDNIAMEVHLIVPIAMEEKLRFAIREGGRTVGAGVVASIIE
- the fusA gene encoding elongation factor G is translated as MPRVHAIEDYRNFGIMAHIDAGKTTTTERILYYTGKSHKIGEVHEGAATMDWMEQEQERGITITSAATTAFWNGKRLNIIDTPGHVDFTIEVERSLRVLDGAVCVLDSNQGVEPQTETVWRQGDKYKVPRIVFANKMDKTGADFYKCLDDIVDRLGAKPIAIQLPIGSENNFKGLIDLVRMKGVIWEDEALGANFKDIDIPEDMVEKAKEYREKLLESAVELDDEVLAAYLDGNEPDEATLKRMIRKAVLTGAFFPVLCGSAFKNKGVQPLLDAVVDYLPSPVDVPAIKGVDEDGNEVVRLPNDKEPLALLAFKIMDDPFVGTITFCRIYSGTLLSGTGVINSTRDRKERIGRMLLMHANNREDIKEAFAGDIVALAGLKEARTGDTLCDASKPVILEKMEFPEPVIEIAIEPKSKADQEKLGVALAKLAAEDPSFRVSTDQESGQTILKGMGELHLDIKVDILRRTYKVDANIGAPQVAFRERVTKRAEVDYTHKKQTGGTGQFARVKFIVEPNEPGKGFEFESKVVGGSVPKEYIPGVEKGLNSVLGSGVVAGFPVVDVKVQLVDGAYHDVDSSALAFEIASRAAFREALQKGKSVLLEPIMKVEVVTPEDYTGSVIGDLNSRRGQIQGQDMRGNANVINAMVPLMNMFGYVNNLRSMSQGRATFTMQFDHYAEAPANVSAEVQKKFA